The genomic interval CATTAAAAACGGGTTGATTTCTATTGTCTCTGCTGCAAATGCTCTTGTGACTATGTATGCTAAATGTGGGTGCCTTGATGATGCGGTTCGGACTTTTGAATTTTCGGGGGATAAGAATTCGATCACTTGGTCGGCTATGATTACTGGTTATGCACAGAGTGGGGACTCTGATAAAGCTTTGAAGCTTTTTTATAAAATGCATTCTTCTGGTGTGTTGCCTTCTGAGTTTACCCTTGTTGGGGTGGTCAATGCTTGCAGCGACCTTTGTGCTGTTGTAGAAGGGAGACAGATGCATGGTTTTTCCTTCAAGTTGGGGTTTGGATTGCAGTTGTATGTTTTATCAGCGTTGGTGgatatgtatgcaaaatgtgGTAGTTTAGCGGATGCTTGTAAGGGTTTTGAGTGTGTACAACAACCTGATGTTGTTCTTTGGACTTCTATCATAACGGGGTATGTACAAAATGGGGATTATGAAGGTGCTCTCAACTTGTATGGCAAAATGCAGATGGAGAGAGTTATCCCCAATGAACTAACCATGGCAAGTGTCCTAAGAGCTTGTTCCAGCTTGGCTGCTTTAGATCAGGGGAAGCAAATGCATGCCCTGATCATTAAGTATGGTTTCAAGTTAGAAGTTCCTATTGGAAGTGCTCTTTCTGCCATGTATGCAAAGTGTGGAAGTTTGGATGATGGGTGCCTTATTTTTTGGAGGATGTCTTCCAGAGATGTCATTTCGTGGAATGCAATGATATCTGGACTTTCTCAAAACGGTCATGGTAATAAAGCCTTGGAGTTGTTTGAGGAGATGTTATTGGAGGGAATAAAGCCTGATCAAGTCACCTTTGTGAATCTTCTCTCTGCTTGTAGTCATATGGGACTTGTGGACAGAGGCTGGGATTATTTCAAGATGATGTTTGATGAGTTTAACATTGCTCCGACCGTAGAGCATTACGCATGCATGGTTGACATCTTGAGTCGTGCAGGTAAGCTCAATGAAGCGAAAGAGTTCATTGAATCTGCAACGGTTGATCACAGTCTGTGTTTGTGGCGCATATTATTAGGAGCTTGTAAGAACCATCGTAACTATGAACTTGGAGCTTATGCTGGAGAGAAACTAATGGAGCTAGGGTCACCAGAATCATCTGCTTATGTATTGTTATCGAGTATATATACAGCCTTAGGGAAGTGGGAAGACGTAGAGCGTGTCAGGAGGATGATGAAATCCAGAGGGGTGAATAAAGAACCTGGCTGTAGTTGGATTGAGTTAAAGAATTTGGTTCATGTGTTCGTTGTTGGAGACAATATGCACCCGCAAGTTGATGAAATACGGTCAGAGTTAAGATTGTTAACCAAATTGATGAAAGATGAAGGATATCAACCTCTTTCAGATTCATTGCCTGAAACTATCAATGATGATTTTACAGATATTATTTGATACGTGTTCCCATTTTACAGATATT from Cicer arietinum cultivar CDC Frontier isolate Library 1 chromosome 5, Cicar.CDCFrontier_v2.0, whole genome shotgun sequence carries:
- the LOC101497386 gene encoding pentatricopeptide repeat-containing protein At2g33680, which codes for MTFQDIFPEQHRQVVRDLIECTHTKHIFKGQSLHARILKTGSLYSIYVANTLLNFYAKSGHLLHAYNLFDSINDNHKDVVSWNSLINAFSQHNHSPSFAINLFRRMMRVNNTIPNAHTLAGVFSAASNLSDVSAGRQAHSVAVKTACTGDVYVGSSLLNMYCKTGFVLDARKLFDRMPDRNTVSWATMISGYAASDLAGEAIEVFGLMRCEEEIENEFALTSVLSALTSNEFVDTGRQVHSLAIKNGLISIVSAANALVTMYAKCGCLDDAVRTFEFSGDKNSITWSAMITGYAQSGDSDKALKLFYKMHSSGVLPSEFTLVGVVNACSDLCAVVEGRQMHGFSFKLGFGLQLYVLSALVDMYAKCGSLADACKGFECVQQPDVVLWTSIITGYVQNGDYEGALNLYGKMQMERVIPNELTMASVLRACSSLAALDQGKQMHALIIKYGFKLEVPIGSALSAMYAKCGSLDDGCLIFWRMSSRDVISWNAMISGLSQNGHGNKALELFEEMLLEGIKPDQVTFVNLLSACSHMGLVDRGWDYFKMMFDEFNIAPTVEHYACMVDILSRAGKLNEAKEFIESATVDHSLCLWRILLGACKNHRNYELGAYAGEKLMELGSPESSAYVLLSSIYTALGKWEDVERVRRMMKSRGVNKEPGCSWIELKNLVHVFVVGDNMHPQVDEIRSELRLLTKLMKDEGYQPLSDSLPETINDDFTDII